In a genomic window of Salvelinus fontinalis isolate EN_2023a chromosome 7, ASM2944872v1, whole genome shotgun sequence:
- the LOC129860215 gene encoding gastrula zinc finger protein XlCGF26.1-like, which yields MVCSTRSMALPRCWRILECCWTRSSTPTAGAPAPADSIRGLELSLRPVTSTVTTNPACLSPSTLSPNPQSLGPDCDSGAQFALQNPEMASSVKLEHCSQTLELNVNIKDEEEEEKTGKYVNHGDHVETFSTSREHQQEDHRGKRSYHCSHCEEIFPFLSKLKIHLKIHTGEKLYSCSECGKCFKTSTALKVHHRTHRGEKHFSRSDCGKSFSELGNFKQHEHMHTGEKPYSCSDCGKSFSRPSHLKHHERIHTGEKPYSCSKCGKCLKTSTGLKVHQRTHTGEKPYSCSDCGASFSELGNLKRHEHMHTGEKPYSCSDCGASFSYRNTLKRHEHIHREKPYSCSDCGKSFSELGNFKQHERLHTGEKPYSCSDCGKSFSRPSHLKHHERIHTGEKPYSCSKCGKCFKTSTGLKGHQRTHTGEKPYSCSDCGKSFSELGNLKRHEHMHTGEKPYSCSDCGRSFSHLGHLKIHERLHTGEKPYSCSDCGASFSKLGTLKRHEHMHTGEKPYSCSDCGASFSRLDTLKKHERIHTG from the exons GATTAGAATtaagtctgaggccggtaacatcaacagtaacgacaaacccagcctgcctctctccttccacactgagtccaaacccacagtcactgggtcctgattgtgacagtggggcccagtttgcactgcaaaatccagagatggcatcatctgtgaaGCTGGAACattgcagtcaaacactggagctgaatgtcaacattaaagatgaagaagaggaggagaagacagggaaATATGTTaatcatg gagaccatgttgagacattctctacatccagagagcaTCAGCAGGAAGATCACAGAGGAAAGAGGTCTTACCACTGCTCACATTGTGAGGAGATTTTCCCATttctatcaaagctaaaaatacacctaaaaatacacacaggagaaaagctttactcctgctctgaatgtggaaaatgcttcaaaacatcaactgCGCTAAAAGTTCATCATagaacacacagaggagagaagcatTTCTCccgctctgactgtggaaagagtttctctgaACTGGGTAACTTTAAACAACATGAACATatgcacacaggagagaagccttactcctgctctgactgtggaaagagtttctctcgacCAAGCCACCTAAAACatcatgaacgtatacacacaggagagaagccttactcctgctctaaATGTGGAAAATGCTTAAAAACATCAACtgggctaaaagttcatcagagaacacacacaggagagaagccttactcctgctctgactgtggggcgagTTTCTCTGAACTGGGCAACTTAAAACGACATGAGCATatgcacacaggagagaagccttactcctgctctgactgcggGGCGAGCTTCTCTTATCGGAACACCTTAAAACGCCATGAACATATACAcagagagaagccttactcctgctctgactgtggaaagagtttctctgaACTGGGTAACTTTAAACAACATGAACgtttacacacaggagagaagccttactcctgctctgactgtggaaagagtttctctcgacCAAGCCACCTAAAACATCacgaacgtatacacacaggagagaagccttactcctgctctaaatgtggaaaatgcttcaaaacatcaactgGGCTAAAaggtcatcagagaacacacacaggagagaagccttactcctgctctgactgtggaaagagtttctctgaACTGGGCAACTTAAAACGGCATGAACATATGCACaccggagagaagccttactcctgctctgactgtggaaggaGTTTCTCTCACCTGGGCCACCTAAAAATACATGAACgtttacacacaggagagaagccttactcctgctctgactgtggggctAGTTTCTCTAAACTGGGCACCTTAAAACGACATGAACATatgcacacaggagagaagccttactcctgctctgactgtggggcaAGTTTCTCTCGACTGGACACCTTAAAaaaacatgaacgtatacacacaggatag